One Lolium rigidum isolate FL_2022 unplaced genomic scaffold, APGP_CSIRO_Lrig_0.1 contig_9424_1, whole genome shotgun sequence genomic window, agtaggaggctatgttgatcttatgtaaagagtcagagttgtaattctatagacatgccttggacccgcatatattTTTGTTGTaccagcgatgtaatactagtggaacggtgtttcattggtattaTGTCAGACttacatactacaccatgcagtggtatgttgggtcaccacaGATACCTCATGGATAATAATGGTTGTTGGTACCCCCAGCTAGTCAATAGTTAGCACAAAGCTCTTTATAGCGAATTCCTGTCCTGCGGTATTTTAGGTCGACGTATGTAACTGGGGATAACATACACCCTCATATTCCGGGTGGTTATTGGTGAATTCCACCAGCACAAAACCATTATAGTGAATTCATGTCCTTCAGTATTTTACATCGACGTATGTAACTAGTTATTAGTGCTAGGTCTAGATGATTAGATCATGTTTTATTTTGTAGCCATTTTGTAACACTACAAGCTGCGGCACTATGTGTACTAGAGGTGAGATCAGTTCATGTAGGCAAGGTGAGATAGTGAGTTGGTAGTCCGCTATTCGCAAAAAAGAAATTAGTAGTCCGCTTAGTTGTTAGTGTCGCGCTGTGGGCGTGCATGCGTCTTGGTCTGGTTGTGTGGCCATTGGGGAGAGGCTGCACAAGCTGCTGACCATGTGTGCGCATGCAGTTGCTAGTGGACAGATTAGTGGATCAATTGGTTAGTGCATGTGATGCATGATGTTAGGGTAAGTTAGTTAGAGTAGTAGTATGTAGTGGTGTGAGTTTTGGGATGCCTATATATATGTACTCAGCATGTTTACTTGAGTTGAATGGGAAAAGAGTGGAAAATGTAGCCACGGTGGTCACCAAGGAAGTATTTCTTGGCAAAGTCATTGTGTTCTTCCTTGGTTGTGTTTGTACCGGGTGTGTTTTCTCTGAggagtcttcttctttttcttcttctttcttggctagtgagtcttcttctttttcttcttcttccttcgctGGTGTGAGTGCGTGTGTGTTTGAGAGAGAAGCAAGTGAGGTTAGAGAGAAGAGAATGTGATCTGCAGCTCCAACAGTTATTTGGGCTTCCTTAAGACCATTATGTGAAAATCGTTTTTCTACTTTTGTTTCTATTAAAATGAGGACTGAAAGGCGTAGTAACTCTTCCTTTCTCAAAAGCTAAGCAGACAACATAATATAAATTCACCGTGTTCAGCAAACAAGCTTTTGGTTGTCTTGTTATGATGTCGTTGTCTTTTCTTTATGAGTTTCTTGGCAATAATATTTCTCAATAAAAAACGCCTGCTTCACCATTTGTAAGTCCAAGTAGGATCTCAAATTAAGGAGGGAAAGGGTCACTCATGGAGATGAAATGGTAGAGTGGAGGATTTGTGTGAGTTGTTGAGGAAGATGCAGATTATTTTGGGATCACAGTGATGTATGTGAGGTCACTCATGCTACCCAAATATCACATAGAATTATAATTATTAAATGGTAAATAAGCTGTATGAAAAGTTGAAAACTGACAAGTTATTTGAGCAATAGTGGCTAACTGGCTACCTGAGCTATTTGTGCATATTGCCTAGATGCTATGATTACCCAACTCATACTTCCCAAGATAGATAAGATAGCCAGAAAATTATGTGTAGATGAATGAAAAATATTATCGTAACAAGTCAGCTAATATGGTGTTTTCTTTCAAATATTGGATGAGATGCATAGCACTTACGTAATTGCATGGGAGCCAACGGAAAAACATGGATAGTGGATTTCTGTATTTTAGCTTTGTCGTATGTCGTTGAGGATAATTGCTGTTGTCTTGTAATTGTTGTGTGCCAAAAGTGCTATTACCTGGGTGGTTCTTATAATCTTATGGGGTGTCTTGCAGTCATTCGTGGAGGGTCTTGTCATTTGGTTTCTGTGGAACTGACCATTGTGTGTAATCCAACTAATAATGCCTAAGTTAGATGATACTATATCCTATTGAACAGGGAAAAAATATCATAAAAAATGCCTAAAAATGTCCCAAGTCTGTAGCTCGTATAATATAAATAGAGAGTATGTATTATGGTAAGAGGGAAAAATTTGGTATAAGATGTTTAGTTTCTGAAGCTCAACTAATAATGCTATTAGGGTTTGAAATGTGGTGAAATAGGATAAAATGCAAAACACGGTTATGTATTTATGTAATTTACATTTTAGTCTGTAAACATATCGAATTCAGGATGTCTTATGTGTGAATGTGTAATTGCTTTAGAGGATTTAATTGCAGCCTTTGTTTCCATTTAGTCTGAGAGGTCTATACTCCCATATAACCAACAGTCAACAGGAAATCTAAAGCACTATTGTTGATTttttttgatagtaaaaaggCTCAGGCCTTGTGAAATATGAAGGGGTTAGATATGTATTTGAATCGACTAGCAAATGCTATTTATACATCCTGGCATGGCATGGAGAACAAGTAAGTGCAACCCCCTTTGCCCTATGCCAGGGCGCTCCACGTGTTAAGATGCAGTTGGCTCGGTTGATGAGGAAAAAAAGACCGGGAGAAGAAAAGGCAGCCCTGACCAAGCGCGCGGTAGAAACCCTACAGACATTCTCTCTCGTCCTGCCGCCGCCTCTCGCGTTCGCCATTCCCTCGCCGGCGCGCCTTCCCCCTCGCTGTCCTTGGCGCCTCTCTTCCATGCCCCTTTGCACCAGGCACGGGTACAACACCTTCTCCGCCGCTCTCTCCTCCAGTCCTCCACCAGCCTCCGCATCGGCCGAGGCACGGCAGAATGATGGCTGCAACCTTGACAAGCCATGGTCTTCCCTTTTATCCGATGCCGCACTGGCAAATTGAAGAGGAGGAGACAGTACGGCGGCAAGATGGTCCGACGATTCGTGCGGCCCTCCTTCTTCTCGcacgcccctctcctggcctctcCAGAGCAGAGGAGGATATCTCAGAGGTGCGCCTTCTTCCTCTCcccttctctccatttgattcggTCGCCCACCGCAAGAAGATTGGCTCATTGTTGTGAATGTGTTCTGCATTAGACATGTTTGTGGATATGTCGGTTTGCACTCCGTTGATTGTGGTGATCGTCGGCTATCGGGGCTGCAACTGTGTGTTCTCAGACGAGCCACCCTGCCTGCATTGGTTGTCAAGAAGAGCATCCATGCTGCCATGGTGGTCGCCACGAGCAGGCATCAAGGCAGGTGAGGCGTGCCCGAGGCGACCCTGAAAACTTCAGTTTACTTTGTTCTACTTGCATCTGAGAATTATTGGACACTTCTTTGTTGTGGACACTTAATTTTCTCAGTAATATTTCAGGAGTATCCGGAAATAAAACAATAGAATTGAGTTAATGGCAATATTGCGAATATTTGGAGCAGTTATCAATGTCATACAGATGTATCCTTGGAGTTGATCTGATATTTATCTGTTTGAAATGGCAACATATTGCATCGGTTTGATAGTGGAATGCTGGTGCTGTAAGTCCCTCCCAGTGCTCTCCCTACTGGTTAGCAGCTGCAGCTTCCTTGGCAAATAGGCCTCACTGTTAGAACCGCTGGAAAAATTATAGCAATATTATGTGATCAACAAGATCAAGGTAGGCGTTTTCaaagcatgatatttttaatgAAAGCAACGAGGAGTAAACTTTATCTTGTTCAATGGATTAATTAACAAAGGGTACAGATCggtttgttttctcttttgttgGCATTTTTTATTATTGCTCTGGCTGATGTTCAGTTACTGCTGGTGGAGCAAGGAGGAACAATCAACACATTTAGCATTTATCTTGCTAAAACTGAAGGTTATTGTGAGCTGCAGGAATAACGGAAAGGCGGCAGCATCATGCTCGACCTGTGATCCGCCTCGGAGCGGGACACATCCTCCCGCTTGGCACCCTAAGCTAGCTACTTCCTCCCCAAGCAATGGCAACCTACAACATCATGTGAGTGTCCCACTCTGCAAATATTTCCGGTTTGTATGTTTCGTTTGGCAATAGTACAATATTTGTTGGAATGATATGCCAAATTTATTCTTGCTATTCAGTTCGTGCAAGGTAACTCAGCCATATTCCATATGTGTGCAAGGCGATTTTCATGGTTTACTAGGATGCAAAGCTATTTTCTCTATTGGCAGGTCTCTTTCCGTCCCATTTCTTTTCATTCAGAAATTTCTCTCTTTACACTGCTGATATTTAGGTGCATGTCTGATGTCTCCTTTCTCACATAGTTTATATGATTTATTCTACTGGATAATTATTTGCAGGGGCTCCCAATAAATCTATTGTAGTGTCATATGTGGGCGAAGTGCTTTTCAGGGTTTACTAGGATGCAAAGCTATTTCCCCTCTTGGCAGGTATCTTTTCATCCCAATTTTTGTCATGAAAAGCCCAATAATATTAAAAATGACCTAGGACAAGTAGCTTGCAAATTGAAGAACTGCATAAACAACCATATTTATTATATATATTAAACCCCCAAGGTAATATTTATTACCATGGAGAAATGATCCTACTTACCAGAAAATTACTTTGGACGGAGGGGAGGTGAAATAGCACATGTACCATCCAGCTCCTGTATTTATAGGAGTAACTAATGTTCTTATGTGCTGAATTTTGGGTCCAACGTAGAGCTATAACAATGCAAGGTTCTGGCTCACTTAACCTTCAGCGGAAATTACTGACTTATTTGCTTTGAGTAGGCATAGAGTTTGTTTAGGCATTGTTTCCGATTGGCCCTGTGCTGCAGACTGAGGTTTCTGAACTTTGTGCTGAACTAAAATTCAGTGAGAGATGAGACTACAAATGGTTGTATACAGTTCCCCTTTCCAACATTCTTTACCAGTAAGTCTGACAGTATATACTTACCTTGTTCACTGTTACAATCAATTAGAAGAAGCGTCGATATTGCAACAATATTGCAGACAAATCAGTGTATCTCGTTTATTCCTTGGTTGTCCGCTTGCAATTTCCGAAGTAGTTTGTTAACAGTTTTGCCATCCTGTATTCTTTGGTGAAAAATTGAAGGCTAAATTAGTACTGATGCCATGAATTTGTACCGTCATGCCATTCAAACTTAAAAACTAAATTGGCTATTCTTCAATTCTTGCAGGTCAGCAATGGAGGCTTGACTGActttgttgtctttgttgccctgAACTGAATTAAGCGTCGGTCACCTCCAGCCTTTGTATGGCTGTGACCCAGCCGTTTGTCAGTATAAGTGCTCAAGCTCTTCAAAGTGTGTCCAAGTGGTGCTATTAAGCAATTGCTTTTTCACATGCTAAGTCAAAAATAAATACAAGTTTACTTTTTGTCATTAGGCATTGGATTGGATCGCAAAGCATcggtgaggaggcgccccatggggcgccccaaccactagtatatCATTACGAAGGCCCAACCCACATCGCTATCAGTGACAAAGTTGGACGCTAAGCCATATATTTTATCTTTAGTAGTCTCTACCCGAGTCCTTAGAGTTAGCAGATATTTCTACTCATCTTGCAGAAAGATAACCCTGAGACAACCTGAATATTTTGCAAAATAAAGCCGAGGCAAAGCAGTTTGCACAGTGAAGGTAGTCTATCTCAAACAGGTCAAGAAAGCAGGGTCTCTGGCCTTCTAGCTCCTTTGCTGGTGGCAGCACGTCCGTAACCCAACTTTGTTCGATGTCCTAGGTCTGGAAATAGTATTCTCTTAGAAAAAACATAATCATATAAGCTGATTGAGATTTGAGACCCAGTGTGCAAACACTATGCAATAGCTCTAGTGTTTGACTCATGCTCAGTGATTATTCGTCTGGGCGTGATGGTTTGCTGTTTCATTTAGGTACACCAAGTATGCTTTAAACCCTGACTCTCTACTGTGCGTTATCTGTGCAGGTCGCGACGACGTTTGACTTGTCTGATCAGAGCAAAGCACCCAAGCTTGTAGCGGAGAGCACATGGAACTACGAAATCTGATCTGCTTAAAGAGCACCATCATCATCATACTACCTACTGCGTCTCATACAACCAAAACTGCCCCTTTCTGGGTGCACACCATTGTTCAAACTCCTATACTGTTGTCCATTTTTGCTTGTCATGTGACCGAGTCAATGTTATGACATTGGAAATGAGGTTGAACATGATGTCTTGTGTCAAAAATTCCATTAGCTGTTTCTGTTTATTTGGCGTGCTGTTTATCATTATCCTCTTTCAGGACATCTCTACCACGGTCTTCACAGATGTTCTCCTTGACATGAAGGGGTTGATGGTTATCATTTCCTTTGGACAGTTATCCACCCTGGTCTCCATAAAACCAATATCATCAGTACTAATCAGTATGTAGTCTTGCCACTGGTTAGTTGCCAGCAATATAATTAGTACTAATCTGTATGTAGATTTGCCAAGCCTAAATGCACATGGTAGCCTCAACTTTGGATAGCTAAAATCCAGGGTTATGTCATATATATTACAGATCTAGGAAGTATCTTAGGAGCCATGTTATATACCTACACGTACATCTTGGTTTCTGTAGAAGGCATCAGGTTCTGCATGACTTTACATTATGTAATTATATGTGACCAGTAGTGAGAATTGTATACGTAGGAGAGAACCTTGCGATATATTTGCTTACGTACGCAGGAACCTGTGCACACGCAAACATTCTCTTCAGTTTAAACAGAGCCATGAATAATCAGCTGGTGTTTTGTGAGAACACAAATGGCACGAAAATAGAAGTAGATAGTTGCAGCTAAAAAGGTTAACTTCCTGTTGCATGCTCTAGATAATTGGCTGCGCTAATAATCTTATGTACTGCATAGTAGCATCTGGAGGGAGTCTTCTACATGTACATGGTCCTCCAGCCAGTTGAttctaaaggaaaaaaaaagaagcaaTCTTTTTGGGCACTAAAGGGCAAAGTTAGTTGTCGTTTAATACAAATTGATCCTGCCTTTGGGCATATGTTGGGTATAAAGGCAGATTTGACAATGCTAACCTAGTAACATAATTGCAATTATTTCTGCCCTGGACCCTGGTGGATGGATGAGGAATGGAACCTATATACATGTAGTACGTAGCACTACGTTGCCATATATATGGGCCATGCCACCAAATCTGAACATGGTTGGCTAACTTTGGAATTCACTCATCACTAATAAGGGGCTGGCGCTTTAGTAGCTGGATTCTAATTCGTTCATTCACGGTCCATTCTCATGCATCTGTTCTGCTGCCGAAACCATTGGTTGGCCATGAATTTCAAATTGATTTGTGGTCTTAACTTTTGCTAGTCAACTTCACTATGTATTATACGGCGCGCGTATGTAAGGCACCTTGTCTTGGGAATCAAACGGCGACCAGTAGCGTTGCTCCGTAATGCTAAACCTTGATCGCCTCCCAGATTTAGTTCCTACAATTTGCAACTAGATTAGCATTATGACATCCACTGCCTTTTGCTCTAATCAATTTTGCAGGAGTATAAATATGGAGCAAGCACTAGCTTGTTCTATATGCAAGGGACACACAAGGCAAAGAAACAATCTAGCTAGCTCGAGCTTGAATCTCATCGTCGACCATGGCGGCGCCGGAGTGGAGCAAGAGCGAGAACGAGAGGTTCGAGCGCGCTCTGGCCGTGTACGGCAACGACGCGCCTGGCTGCTGGGACCGCATCGCCGCCGACGTGGGTGGCGGCAAGACTGCGGACGACGTGAAGCGGCACTACGACCAGCTCGTCGTCGACGTCCACGATATCGAAGCCGGCGGTGCAAGCACCAACTCCAACCGCGGTGGCACCGCCGGCACCAGCAACGGAGGGGGGAATAACGGCCGGCGGCGCCAGACATGACCCGGATGGATCATGCATGCATGGTGCATGGTTGGTACAAGACAATGACGTGAGCTCTATCTTAATCTATGCGTGTGTATGTGTGTGGACGTACGTATGACACCTTCGCACGCGCGTGTGCGTGTTTTCTTGTCGGATGTCTATACAATGCAGTGTACTGGTAATGTGTATTTGCTATGTATACGTCCCTACGTGGACATCAACTCTAACAAATCTAGCAGATACGTACTCCAGCCTAAATACTAGTCATAGGTTTAATAAACCTTAAGACAGATTTGAGCCTACATTTTGCCTAAAATCTGCCACAAGTGTCTAGGACGAGAGGAAGTACTAAAAAGAACTGCAAATTTTGAGCCTGGCGAGAGGCTGTGAGACAGTTGCGAAGGACGAACATAATTTGTGGTGGGGTGAACTATAAAAAAACGTAAATATCTATATTATTCTAACACACTCACTTTGGACAGTAAAATAGTATCATATTTGGTTATAAGTATAACCTAAAAACATACCAATAATGTCACCTCAATAGCAAGGCTTGAATTTGTTTTGTGGACAAATTCAATAATTATATCGATCAAGACTTTTGCATATCCCTCGCTTGATGCCCACCTCGGCGTTGATGATCTTTGTCACCGGGAAATCCCTTTCAATTGTTATCGTCGCTACCGTTAATAGCAACACCAACTTAGAGGTAATAATATCGCCGGAAGTGtatttcaaatataaaaaaatctcTAAATTCTCTGattcgggcgcggggctggcttggGCTCCCTTCTTGCAACGCTATGGGTCCCACGTGGATAAGCTATGGATCCCACACCGATCTTGATAAGTGGAGAGAGGTGTCCACTACGGGACCCGACCCAATGCGGCCCCACTCGCCAGCATGTTACGGTAACACTAATGGTCAATACCATTGACCAGACAGCAACACATGTTTCAAACCTTGTGTGAGTCTCAGACAAGAGGTTTGGCAAAAGTGAGAAAAATTTAGCGTAAGGGCAACAATGAGTACACCTAAGGAACGAGGGGTGCCAAAATAAAAATCCCTagaaaaattatattttaaatccactttaaaatgctaaaaaaatctgaaaagatCCTGGATGGACATTCGGATATTCTATGTTCGCTCACATAATTTGGCAGGAAAAGAATTTTTGTTGTGTTCtatataaaaagacaaaaaacgCAAAAAATTGTCTTTGTgccacaaaaaatatcatttcttCACGAAATTTTGTGTGCGGAGATAAAATGTCtagaggtgcaaaatatttaacattttaaaatatgattttttatgcAATGGGTGAAATTGTACACCTATGACCCAAAGTAAATATCTGAATTTCAACAAGGTTTTGAATTTTTCATTGTGCCCGATATTAGTATAAGCCGTGAAAAAGGTAGCCCATTATCAATTTTCAGACCGGCCCATTGCGACTAGAATAGCCCAGTACAATCGAGCGTGCCTGCTCTAACCACTCATTTTTGTTCTGAAAAAAAACAATCTTCATTTTTTTCCCTCTCCACTCTGTATTGCGGCTGCAGGCAACCCGggatcttcgtcctcctcctcggccgctTCCTCCTGCTCGATCTCCTCCTTCCCATCCTGGTCTGCAACGATGTCTGAAGGATCTCGTGCCGCCGGTGACGGAGTCGGCGGTGGCGGAACTATGGAGCATCTGGTCTCGGGCGGCGACCGGGTCGACGGCAGCAGCGGCAGCATGGAGCTGGGGTCTGGCAGCGCCACAGCGCCAGATGCACGCGCTGCAGCAGATCTGCAAGCTGGGCAAGGTGAGGCGTACCTGCATGCTTATTTAGCAATTCTTGATATGACGGCATGAATGTAAGATTTGATTGTGCTAGCTTCTGTTGGTGTATTTTCCCTAATTTTTTACAGTATAATTTGATCGATTGTGGTAGCTTACAGTATACGCTTATCACCTTACTTATTAGTCATGTCATACATCTGGCCATACAAGGCATGTACACAATCATGGCTTCAAATTAACACAAGATAGATAATATGTGTGTGATAGGAAGTTTATGTTCATAGCCAGTATTTGCAAATAAAATAGAGTACAACTTTATCCTCATGCTTGCTTCTGTACCTGTAGATTATTTTACTTCATGAAACTGAACACTAGAATTTGCAGGTGATGGAAGTGCACCCAatgaagccagaaggaggggcaATGAAGGTGATTTTCTGCTGAGGAATGATTCAGCAACagacttgtgcttatttctgtttTTAATGGATATTATGATGATGGTTTTAGAGAGGAATTGTTGCTAATCCTGTTCACTCATGGCTGGTTCTGTTTACAAAGGTAATTACTTTATGAGGTTCGAGCGCGCGCTGCTCGAGTACGGCCCCGACGACCCTGACCGCTGGGACCGCattgccgccgccgtcggcgaagGAAAGACGGCTGGCGACTTGAAGCGATTATACGACGAGCTCATCGAGGATATTCACATCATCGACGAGTCCAACCACAACCGCGTCGGCACCAACAGACTGCTCATCATAATCCTGTTGGTGGTGCTGTTTTCGTTTCTCTGTCAGTTAGTTATGTTGAAGTTGAGACCTGAATAAACTTGGCATGTAGCGTTACTCTAAGGTCTAAACGGACAGAAAAACTGCATCTTGGGATGACTCGAGTAATAATGCGTCAATGGCGACATAATCTGGGCACCAGTCATGTGTGTGTCGGATGTATGTATGTACAAGGCAGTGTGCCTGTAGTCTGTATTTGCCACGTAAGGATTTGAAAAT contains:
- the LOC124682377 gene encoding uncharacterized protein LOC124682377; translated protein: MSEGSRAAGDGVGGGGTMEHLVSGGDRVDGSSGSMELGSGSATAPDARAAADLQAGQGDGSAPNEARRRGNEGNYFMRFERALLEYGPDDPDRWDRIAAAVGEGKTAGDLKRLYDELIEDIHIIDESNHNRVGTNRLLIIILLVVLFSFLCQLVMLKLRPE